GCAGGCGCCGCAGGTGCTGCTCAGTGCCTTGAGCGTGGACGGCGCGGTGCAACTAGCCAAATCCCAGGCATAAAAAAACGCCGCGTACCTTGCGATACGCGGCGTTCGTTACATCAACACCTTAGGCTTGAATCACCGGGATGTTGGCGCTTGCTGCGATTTTGCGGAACTCGGCGATCTGGTCGAAGTTCAGGTAGCGGTAGACGTCACTGGCCATGGTGTCCAGTTTCGCTGCGTAACCCATGTACTCTTCGACAGTCGGCAGGCGACCCAGGGTGGAAGCGACTGCCGCCAACTCGGCCGAGGCCAGGTAGACGTTCGCGCCGTCACCCAGACGGTTCGGGAAGTTACGGGTCGAAGTCGACACAACAGTCGAGTTCGGCTCTACACGTGCCTGGTTACCCATGCACAGCGAGCAGCCCGGCATTTCCATGCGTGCGCCAGCCTTGCCGTAGATGCCGTAGTAGCCTTCTTCGGTCAGTTGGTGAGCGTCCATCTTGGTCGGTGGCGACAGCCACAGACGAGTTGGCAGCTGCCCCTTGACCTGTTCCAGCAGCTTACCGGCAGCGCGGAAGTGACCGATGTTGGTCATGCACGAACCGATGAACACTTCGTCGATCTTCTCGCCGGCAACGCTCGACAGCAGACGAGCGTCGTCTGGGTCGTTTGGTGCGCAGAGGATTGGCTCGTTGATTTCCGACAGGTCGATCTCGATGATTTCAGCGTATTCCGCGTCGGCATCGGCAACCATCAGTTCAGGGTTGGCAACCCAGGCTTCCATCGCTTGGGCGCGACGTTCCAGGGTACGCGCGTCGCCGTAGCCTTCACCGATCATCCAGCGCAGCAGGGTGATGTTGGAGTTCAGGTACTCGGTAACGGACGCTTCCGACAGCTTGATGGTGCAACCGGCAGCCGAACGTTCAGCCGAGGCGTCGGACAGCTCGAAAGCTTGCTCCAGCGTCAGGTCGTTCAGGCCTTCGATTTCCAGGATGCGGCCGGAGAAGGCGTTCTTCTTGCCTTTCTTCTCTACGGTCAGCAGACCCGACTGGATCGCGTAGTAAGGAATGGCATGAACCAGGTCACGCAGGGTGATGCCAGGTTTCATCTTGCCTTTGAAGCGCACCAGGATCGATTCCGGCATGTCCAGTGGCATTACGCCAGTGGCTGCGGCGAACGCGACCAGGCCAGAACCGGCCGGGAACGAGATGCCCATCGGGAAACGGGTGTGGGAGTCACCACCGGTACCCACGGTGTCCGGCAGCAGCATGCGGTTCAGCCAGCTGTGGATGATGCCGTCGCCTGGACGCAGCGATACACCGCCACGGGTCATGATGAAGTCAGGCAGGGTGTGGTGGGTGGTCACGTCGATCGGCTTTGGATACGCCGCGGTGTGGCAGAAGGACTGCATCACCAGGTCGGTCGAGAAGCCAAGGCACGCCAGGTCTTTCAGTTCATCGCGGGTCATCGGACCGGTGGTGTCCTGGGAGCCCACGGTGGTCATCTTAGGCTCGCAGTAGGTGCCTGGACGAACGCCTTTGCCTTCTGGCAGGCCGCACGCCTTGCCAACCATTTTCTGCGCCAGGGTGTAGCCCTTGCCGGTGTCGACAGGTGCTTCTGGCAGCTTGAACAGGTCGGTAGGGCCCAGGCCCAGTTCGGCACGGGCCTTGTCGGTCAGGCCGCGACCGATGATCAGCGGGATACGGCCGCCAGCACGAACTTCGTCCAACAGGACCGGGGTCTTCATTTCGAAGGTGGTCAGGACTTCGTCGGTGCCGTGTTTGCAGACTTTGCCAGCATGCGGGTACAGGTCGATCACGTCGCCCATGTTCATGTTGGTGACGTCGAATTCGATTGGCAGTGCGCCAGCATCTTCCATGGTGTTGTAGAAGATTGGAGCGATCTTGCTGCCGAAGCAGAAGCCGCCAGCGCGCTTGTTCGGCACGTATGGAACGTCGTCGCCGAAGAACCACAGTACGGAGTTGGTCGCCGACTTACGGGACGAACCGGTACCGACCACGTCACCCACGTAGGCGATCGGGAAGCCTTGGCCGCGCATCTCTTCGATCTGCTTCATCGGGCCGGTCTTGCCTTGCTCGTCCGGCACGATGCCTTCGCGAGCCATTTTCAGCATGGCCAGGGCGTGCAGCGGGATGTCAGGGCGGGACCAGGCATCTGGTGCAGGGGAGAGGTCGTCGGTGTTGGTTTCGCCGGTGACCTTGAACACGCGCAGGCTGATCTTGTCGGCCAGGGTAGGGCGGTTCTTGAACCACTCGCCGTCGGCCCAGGACTGGATCACGGCTTTGGCGTGTTCGTTGCCGTTCTTGGCTTTTTCAGCCACGTCGTGGAACGCATCGAACATCAGCAGGGTGTGCTTGAGCTGAGCAGCGGCAACCGGTGCCAGCTCTGCGTCGTCCAGCAGCTCGACCAGGGTCACGATGTTGTAGCCGCCTTGCATGGTGCCGAGCAGTTCAACAGCGCGTTTTTTGTCGATCAGGGGGGAAGTGGCTTCGCCCTTGGCCAGGGCAGACAGGAAACCGGCCTTGACGTAGGCAGCTTCGTCAACGCCTGGTGGAATGCGGTTGGTGATCAGGTCAACGAGGAATTCTTCTTCGCCAGCCGGAGGATTTTTCAGCAGCTCGACCAGGCCTGCGGTTTGTTCGGCGTTAAGCGGCTGGGGAACGATACCCAGGGCTGCACGCTCTTCGATATGTTTGCGGTAGGCTTCAAGCACAGTTATTACCCTCATCAGTGGTCCCACGGGACGCTCATCCAGAAATGAACGGCACGCATGCGCTCGGGGGCTTTTTGGGCCGCAAAGCCAGCGCTGCCGGCATTCCTCACAGAAGCTGCTTTCAAAGTTTTACGCCTGCAGAACGGAGCTGATGAGGGTTGGCGAGGGTTTTGACCTACCGGGTCAACACCATCGCCAACACCGTTCTGAAGGAACGACTGTGCTCGTGACGCTTTGAAAACAGCTTCCAGCGGATTATTGGCGCCTTACAAGGCCGGATGATTCTACGGCAAAAAATTTCTAAAGGTAAGTTGCCTAACCAAGTTTGCAGGGTGATGAAGGTTAGACAAAGGGCTAACATGGCGCATTGTTTCGCTGATTTGCGTGTCGCTGCCCATGTCCAACCAAACCATCAAGACCCCCTGCGTAGGCCTGTGCTCCACGGTTTACGGCGATCTCGTGTGCCGTGGCTGCAAGCGTTTCCACCACGAAGTGATCCAGTGGAACGGCTACAACGAAGAAGAAAAAACGTGCGGTCTGGCTGCGCCTGGAGCAGCTGTTGGTGCAGGTGATGGCCGGTAAAGTGGAGGTTTTCGACCCCAAGACCCTGCGCGGGCAGCTGGAGCAGCGCAAGATTCGCTTCGTGCCGCACCAGTCCGAGTACTGCTGGGCCTATCAGTTGATCGCGCGGGGCGCGCGAGTGATCTCTAATCTGGAAGCGTATGGCATGGTGCTGTTGCCGGAGTTTCGTGAGTGGGCGCTGCCGGATTTGCGTGATGCGATTGATCGGGAGTTCTTTATCTTGTCCGAGGCGCATTACCAGCGCTACATCGCGCCGGGGTTTCTAAAGGATGCATTTGGTGCCTGACACCGCGCGGAGCAAATGTGGGAGCGGGCTTGCTCGCGAATGCGGTGTGTCAGTCTCCAGATACGTTGACTGAACCACCGCATTCGCGAGCAAGCCCGCTCCCACATTTTGATCTCCATCACTTTCAGGGTTTGTTCGCCAGCTCTTCCAAGTGATCCATCAACGCCTGAGGCTTAAGCACCAACACATCACTCTCCACCGCATCCAGTACCACTTCCGCCGTATTGCCGATCAACGCCCCGGAAATCCCGGTACGCGCGACCGTGCCGATAATGGTCACCGCCGCCTCCAGCTGGTGCACCGTATGCGGGATCAATACGTCCGCCGGGCCTTCCATGATGTGCAGGTGCGAGTCGTCCACATCGAATTCCGCCTGGAACGCCTGGCACTGCTCGCGATAACGCGCCTCGATGGTCTCCTTGAGCTGAAGGTCGGGTCCGCCGCCGACAGCATCGGCGACGGATGGGCGCTGATCACATGCAGTTGCGCCTTGGCCAGGCTGGCAATGTCAAAGCCATGGTCGATGATCGAGTTGTGCAGCGACCGGTGGTCACTGTCGCTGTTCCCCACGTCGATGGCGGCCAGGATCACTCGGCCGGCCCATGGGGTGGAGGTCTTGACCAGCAGCACCGCCGTCGGGCAGTAGCGCAACAGCTTCCAGTCCGCCGGGGTCAGCAGGGCTTTTTTCAGCGGGCTGTCGGGGAAATGCTGTTTGATCACCAGGCCACAGCCCTCGGCCTGCT
The Pseudomonas poae DNA segment above includes these coding regions:
- the acnB gene encoding bifunctional aconitate hydratase 2/2-methylisocitrate dehydratase encodes the protein MLEAYRKHIEERAALGIVPQPLNAEQTAGLVELLKNPPAGEEEFLVDLITNRIPPGVDEAAYVKAGFLSALAKGEATSPLIDKKRAVELLGTMQGGYNIVTLVELLDDAELAPVAAAQLKHTLLMFDAFHDVAEKAKNGNEHAKAVIQSWADGEWFKNRPTLADKISLRVFKVTGETNTDDLSPAPDAWSRPDIPLHALAMLKMAREGIVPDEQGKTGPMKQIEEMRGQGFPIAYVGDVVGTGSSRKSATNSVLWFFGDDVPYVPNKRAGGFCFGSKIAPIFYNTMEDAGALPIEFDVTNMNMGDVIDLYPHAGKVCKHGTDEVLTTFEMKTPVLLDEVRAGGRIPLIIGRGLTDKARAELGLGPTDLFKLPEAPVDTGKGYTLAQKMVGKACGLPEGKGVRPGTYCEPKMTTVGSQDTTGPMTRDELKDLACLGFSTDLVMQSFCHTAAYPKPIDVTTHHTLPDFIMTRGGVSLRPGDGIIHSWLNRMLLPDTVGTGGDSHTRFPMGISFPAGSGLVAFAAATGVMPLDMPESILVRFKGKMKPGITLRDLVHAIPYYAIQSGLLTVEKKGKKNAFSGRILEIEGLNDLTLEQAFELSDASAERSAAGCTIKLSEASVTEYLNSNITLLRWMIGEGYGDARTLERRAQAMEAWVANPELMVADADAEYAEIIEIDLSEINEPILCAPNDPDDARLLSSVAGEKIDEVFIGSCMTNIGHFRAAGKLLEQVKGQLPTRLWLSPPTKMDAHQLTEEGYYGIYGKAGARMEMPGCSLCMGNQARVEPNSTVVSTSTRNFPNRLGDGANVYLASAELAAVASTLGRLPTVEEYMGYAAKLDTMASDVYRYLNFDQIAEFRKIAASANIPVIQA